Proteins co-encoded in one Polynucleobacter sp. MWH-UH19D genomic window:
- a CDS encoding 3-hydroxyacyl-CoA dehydrogenase NAD-binding domain-containing protein has protein sequence MLFTPAETKVVVVGGGTMGADVAAVCARGGCAVQVVEPTTERRALLPDYFVNTMTELGYENRIHLLTVAGTLEEVDWSDIDLVIECVPERLDIKRELFAKLEQYAKPEAVLASNSTSFPISEIAQGLKTPARMIGLHFFMPAHLIPCVEVIYGAKTSPMVADSLTRLMTACGMVPVTVKKDLPGFLANRLQHALSREAFAMVDAGICTPEDIDKAVRYGFGFRYIAAGPAMQRDHAGLEIHAAGGTTIYPTLNNSSTIAKCLSDRVESGKFGMKTGEGFYSWTSESIKAERERYQDALREGLKIIQKELPKIK, from the coding sequence ATGTTATTTACCCCAGCAGAAACCAAAGTGGTTGTCGTGGGAGGTGGGACGATGGGTGCCGATGTTGCAGCGGTTTGTGCGCGTGGCGGTTGTGCTGTTCAAGTAGTGGAGCCAACAACAGAGCGTCGTGCTTTATTGCCTGATTACTTTGTTAACACAATGACTGAATTAGGTTACGAGAATCGCATTCATTTGTTAACAGTTGCAGGCACTCTCGAAGAGGTTGATTGGTCTGATATTGATTTGGTAATTGAGTGTGTGCCTGAGCGCTTAGATATCAAGCGTGAGTTATTTGCAAAGTTGGAGCAATACGCTAAACCAGAAGCGGTACTAGCAAGTAATAGTACAAGCTTTCCGATTAGTGAAATTGCACAAGGATTAAAAACTCCAGCTCGCATGATTGGCCTACACTTTTTTATGCCAGCACATTTAATTCCTTGTGTTGAAGTCATTTATGGCGCAAAAACTTCGCCCATGGTTGCCGATAGTCTCACCCGTTTAATGACGGCATGTGGCATGGTTCCCGTTACCGTCAAAAAAGATTTGCCAGGCTTTTTGGCTAATCGGTTGCAACATGCCTTATCGCGTGAAGCATTTGCTATGGTCGACGCTGGAATTTGCACCCCTGAAGATATTGATAAAGCAGTGCGTTATGGCTTTGGTTTTCGCTACATTGCTGCTGGACCTGCTATGCAGCGCGATCATGCCGGCCTGGAAATACATGCGGCTGGAGGCACGACGATTTATCCGACCCTCAATAATTCATCAACTATTGCAAAGTGCTTGAGCGATCGAGTGGAAAGCGGTAAGTTTGGCATGAAGACTGGGGAAGGTTTTTATTCTTGGACGTCTGAGTCGATTAAGGCTGAACGTGAGCGCTATCAAGATGCCTTGCGTGAAGGCTTAAAAATTATTCAGAAAGAGTTGCCAAAAATTAAGTGA
- a CDS encoding MFS transporter, with amino-acid sequence MSPSKAFKTLLIYRIGATLSYQITMVAVGWHLYEITHSVISLGLIGLAELVPYFALALYSGHAVDHYSRKVISAIAAIIHVLVALFLCAIALDWVSPPVPLIYTAVGFIGVARALLRPSYQALFGQIIPREQLTKYMGYGNASFQICVVAGPGLGGLMIGFTNLTWTYALAACFGLVSLYGVTLIKAHQEHSPQSTHFLKSFMQGFDYVRKHELILSTMALDMFAVLFGGAVSILPAFVSDVLHAGPEVLGILRAAPAAGSVLMGIYLAKHPILNDSGKYLLLSVAGFGISIIGFGLSTHLWVCAFFLFASGCCDSVSVVIRSSIVQLTTPDNMRGRISAINGIFIGSSNELGALESGIAASLLGLVPSIIFGGVATLAVVLITYKLAPNLHKFHIHDIT; translated from the coding sequence ATGAGTCCAAGCAAAGCATTTAAAACCCTGCTGATTTACCGTATTGGCGCCACCCTAAGTTATCAAATCACGATGGTGGCAGTTGGCTGGCATCTCTATGAAATTACCCATAGCGTGATTTCACTCGGACTAATTGGGCTTGCAGAGCTCGTACCTTACTTTGCTTTGGCGCTCTACTCGGGTCATGCGGTAGACCACTACTCTCGTAAAGTGATCTCTGCGATCGCTGCCATTATCCATGTACTCGTTGCATTATTTTTATGTGCCATCGCATTAGATTGGGTATCTCCACCCGTACCACTAATCTACACAGCAGTTGGTTTTATTGGTGTTGCTAGAGCATTACTGCGCCCCTCCTACCAAGCGCTATTCGGGCAAATTATTCCGCGCGAGCAACTTACCAAATACATGGGATATGGAAACGCTTCTTTCCAAATTTGCGTAGTAGCAGGACCTGGCTTAGGCGGCCTGATGATTGGCTTTACCAATCTCACATGGACCTATGCCCTAGCCGCATGTTTTGGACTCGTTAGTCTTTATGGTGTTACTTTGATTAAAGCGCATCAAGAGCATTCGCCTCAATCTACCCACTTCCTTAAAAGCTTTATGCAGGGATTTGATTACGTCAGAAAGCATGAGCTTATCTTGAGCACCATGGCGCTAGATATGTTCGCGGTACTATTTGGTGGCGCAGTATCCATTCTTCCAGCTTTTGTTAGTGATGTGCTTCATGCAGGGCCGGAGGTCCTTGGTATTTTGCGTGCCGCTCCTGCTGCGGGATCCGTCCTCATGGGAATCTACCTAGCCAAACATCCAATACTCAATGACTCAGGCAAATACTTACTGCTATCGGTCGCTGGTTTTGGAATTTCCATTATTGGCTTTGGTCTATCCACCCATTTATGGGTATGTGCATTCTTCTTATTTGCCTCAGGATGTTGTGATTCTGTTTCCGTAGTCATACGAAGCAGCATTGTGCAACTGACAACGCCAGATAATATGCGCGGTCGCATTAGCGCAATTAATGGAATTTTTATCGGCTCATCTAATGAGTTAGGCGCCCTCGAATCTGGCATTGCGGCCAGTCTCTTAGGTTTAGTACCCTCCATTATTTTTGGTGGTGTCGCTACGCTTGCAGTGGTGTTGATCACCTACAAACTTGCGCCAAATCTACACAAGTTTCACATTCACGATATCACTTAA
- a CDS encoding cytochrome b/b6 domain-containing protein, whose product MKKIIRVWDLPIRLFHWLLVACIIGSLITIHVSDSAVELHAYFGYCILTLLVFRVIWGFVGSRHARFSSFIPNRQSILNYLEGKSPQFLGHNPIGALSVFALLFALSVQVVTGLFVDDEIAFQGPFAKYVPNAVVSILSEIHEGNQVVIYALIALHILAIWYYRKFKGENLVKPMITGDKEIDPSEEANYLPSDLGHNSKDGVLQRVLALLLFVLVAVAISYFITR is encoded by the coding sequence ATGAAGAAGATTATTCGCGTTTGGGATTTGCCGATTCGACTATTCCACTGGCTGCTAGTGGCATGCATCATTGGGAGTCTGATCACTATTCATGTATCTGATAGTGCGGTCGAATTACATGCCTACTTTGGTTACTGCATATTGACTCTCTTGGTCTTTAGGGTGATTTGGGGATTTGTTGGATCCAGGCATGCACGCTTTAGCTCATTTATCCCCAATCGCCAATCAATCCTCAATTATCTTGAGGGTAAATCTCCACAATTTTTGGGGCATAACCCTATTGGGGCTCTATCCGTCTTTGCATTGCTATTTGCGCTGAGTGTGCAAGTGGTGACGGGTTTATTTGTAGATGATGAAATCGCATTCCAAGGGCCTTTTGCAAAATATGTGCCCAATGCAGTGGTATCGATCTTGTCCGAGATTCATGAAGGCAATCAGGTGGTGATCTACGCTCTTATTGCCCTTCATATTTTGGCGATTTGGTACTACAGAAAATTCAAAGGTGAAAATTTAGTCAAGCCTATGATTACAGGCGATAAAGAAATTGACCCAAGCGAGGAGGCAAATTATTTGCCCTCTGACTTGGGTCATAACTCCAAAGATGGAGTATTGCAACGGGTATTGGCTTTGCTACTCTTTGTTCTAGTTGCCGTTGCGATTTCTTATTTCATTACGCGATAA
- a CDS encoding cytochrome c: protein MKLQKVISFGLAGALTVSAGFAFAQFQKPEDAIKYRQSVFTVLANSFGKIGAVVKGEAPYNKDEVTKNAAVVATLSTLPWQAFGQGTEGGKAQADIWSDNAKFKAASEKMQLAVANLNTAAQSGDLESIKKAFGAAGATCKGCHDDFKKK, encoded by the coding sequence ATGAAACTGCAAAAAGTAATTTCGTTTGGCTTAGCTGGCGCATTAACAGTAAGCGCTGGTTTTGCATTCGCTCAATTTCAAAAACCAGAAGATGCCATCAAGTATCGTCAGAGTGTATTCACAGTCTTAGCGAATTCATTTGGAAAAATTGGTGCTGTTGTAAAAGGTGAAGCCCCTTACAACAAAGATGAGGTTACAAAAAATGCTGCCGTTGTGGCCACGCTGTCTACTTTGCCATGGCAAGCTTTTGGCCAAGGCACTGAGGGTGGCAAAGCGCAAGCAGATATTTGGTCTGATAACGCCAAGTTCAAGGCTGCATCCGAAAAAATGCAGCTTGCTGTTGCCAACCTCAATACTGCTGCGCAATCTGGTGACCTAGAAAGTATCAAGAAAGCATTTGGTGCAGCCGGCGCAACCTGCAAAGGCTGCCACGATGATTTCAAGAAAAAATAA
- a CDS encoding site-2 protease family protein — MITDYSIQAVAINAIPLIFAITIHEAAHGYAARKFGDNTAYMLGRVSLNPAKHIDPVGTILIPLALILAGSSFLVGYAKPVPVNFGRLRNPRMDSVWVALAGPGSNFIQAMIWAFLLILLVGLGIDEKFFIAMAQAGILWNLGLLVFNLFPLPPLDGGRILSGLLPAKQSIAFGKLEPWGFFIVLGLVFTGVIGGLWMDPLMAFFKSIVYLLTYPLQMLFSGY, encoded by the coding sequence ATGATTACCGACTATTCTATCCAAGCTGTCGCCATTAATGCGATTCCCTTGATTTTTGCCATTACGATCCACGAAGCAGCCCATGGATATGCTGCCCGAAAATTTGGGGATAACACAGCATATATGTTGGGGCGAGTTAGCCTCAATCCCGCCAAACATATTGACCCCGTAGGGACTATCCTGATTCCGCTGGCATTAATTTTGGCGGGGTCCTCCTTCTTGGTTGGTTACGCTAAGCCTGTGCCAGTCAATTTCGGTCGCCTACGCAATCCAAGAATGGACTCCGTTTGGGTCGCCCTTGCAGGACCAGGCTCTAACTTTATCCAAGCCATGATTTGGGCATTCCTTTTAATTCTGCTCGTTGGGCTAGGGATCGATGAAAAGTTTTTTATTGCAATGGCTCAGGCGGGCATCCTTTGGAACCTTGGTTTGCTTGTCTTTAATCTATTCCCATTACCACCCTTAGATGGCGGACGAATTCTTTCTGGCTTGTTACCAGCAAAACAATCTATTGCTTTTGGCAAGTTAGAGCCTTGGGGATTTTTTATTGTCTTGGGTCTAGTATTTACTGGGGTTATTGGTGGTCTATGGATGGACCCCTTGATGGCATTTTTTAAGAGTATTGTTTATCTACTCACTTACCCCCTGCAGATGCTGTTTTCAGGCTATTGA
- the ygiD gene encoding 4,5-DOPA dioxygenase extradiol, which translates to MTSHRQPAIFAGHGSPMYAIEHNRYTAAWTALGKSLKRPDAILVVSAHWVTRGTWVTAMANPKTIHDFGGFPQALFEIQYPAPGCPALADRVKELLNVPVVLEENEWGIDHGAWSVLKYFYPNADVPVVQLSLDGSMSAQEHYDLAQQLKPLRDENILILSSGNVVHNLRTIHWQDDAQPYPWAKDFNEFFAAQLHAKHHEPLIEWEKYGEAAHLSIPTPEHYWPALYTLALQHEDEGASIYTDGIEMSSISMLGFSIQ; encoded by the coding sequence ATGACTAGCCATCGCCAACCTGCAATATTTGCTGGCCATGGCAGTCCGATGTATGCCATTGAGCACAACCGCTATACCGCGGCTTGGACTGCGTTAGGAAAATCGCTGAAGCGTCCTGACGCCATCTTGGTAGTATCTGCGCATTGGGTTACTCGAGGAACTTGGGTTACCGCAATGGCAAACCCCAAAACGATTCATGATTTTGGTGGCTTTCCTCAAGCACTCTTTGAAATTCAATATCCGGCACCAGGATGTCCCGCACTCGCTGATCGTGTCAAAGAGTTATTAAATGTTCCCGTAGTACTTGAAGAAAACGAGTGGGGTATTGATCATGGGGCCTGGTCGGTACTCAAGTACTTTTATCCCAACGCCGATGTGCCTGTAGTGCAGCTAAGCTTGGATGGGTCCATGTCGGCTCAGGAACATTATGATTTGGCGCAGCAGTTAAAGCCTTTGCGTGATGAAAATATTCTGATTCTCTCCAGTGGCAATGTGGTGCATAACCTTCGCACAATTCATTGGCAAGATGATGCACAGCCTTACCCATGGGCTAAAGACTTTAATGAGTTCTTTGCCGCACAACTACATGCTAAGCATCACGAACCCTTAATTGAGTGGGAAAAGTATGGTGAGGCAGCCCATCTTTCGATTCCCACGCCGGAACATTATTGGCCCGCTTTATATACCCTAGCTTTACAACATGAAGATGAGGGCGCATCAATTTATACAGATGGAATTGAAATGAGCTCCATCAGTATGTTGGGTTTTTCAATTCAGTAA
- the crcB gene encoding fluoride efflux transporter CrcB translates to MWLSILAIFFGAGFGALLRAGFNVLTVSAASVIPLGTLLSNMVGGYLVGLAVAYFGNNPQLSPEWKLLVVTGFLGGLTTFSSFSAEVVGFIQRGEFTWALGTAMLHLVGSLILTFLGILTYQALK, encoded by the coding sequence ATGTGGCTATCTATTCTTGCAATATTTTTCGGTGCCGGTTTCGGTGCTTTGTTAAGAGCAGGGTTTAATGTTCTGACTGTTAGCGCTGCTTCTGTTATTCCTTTGGGCACGTTGCTCTCGAATATGGTGGGTGGATATTTGGTTGGTTTGGCAGTTGCCTACTTTGGCAACAATCCACAGTTATCACCCGAGTGGAAGTTACTCGTTGTGACTGGCTTCTTAGGCGGTCTTACAACCTTTTCCAGCTTCTCTGCTGAAGTGGTTGGCTTTATTCAACGTGGCGAATTTACTTGGGCCTTAGGCACAGCGATGTTACACCTTGTCGGCTCTTTGATATTGACCTTTTTGGGTATTCTGACTTATCAAGCATTGAAATAA
- a CDS encoding tripartite tricarboxylate transporter substrate binding protein: MTLLKPIQSLTLALLGIVTLFAPTAFAQSSYPNKPINFIVPYGAGGGSDARSRQIAQKMSVILKQPIIVDNKPGAGGNIGTEFIARATPDGYTIGMGNFAPMAVNKTLFGNLRYDPETDLIPIILIEKGPLVLVVNPSSPFKSVKEIVEAAKAKPGVLTYSSGGIGGSHQLSAELFKQSAGIDMIHVPYKSGSAGLTDLMAGNVSMMFDQMYSAMPSIKGDKLRAIAITSKKRSPLLPNVPTFAEAGYPKVEVLNWQGLIAPKGTPKAIIDKLNAAANEALKDPQLRELMLSQGNEIGGGTPADFAALIKSESTKWSGVVKTANIKPE, translated from the coding sequence ATGACTCTACTAAAACCGATTCAATCATTGACCCTAGCACTGTTAGGAATAGTCACGCTCTTTGCGCCAACTGCTTTTGCACAGTCAAGCTATCCAAACAAGCCCATCAATTTCATTGTGCCTTATGGCGCTGGTGGCGGCTCAGATGCACGGAGTCGTCAAATTGCCCAGAAGATGAGCGTGATTCTCAAGCAACCCATTATTGTGGACAACAAACCAGGTGCAGGCGGTAATATCGGCACTGAGTTTATTGCCAGAGCAACCCCAGATGGATACACCATTGGCATGGGCAACTTTGCACCGATGGCCGTCAATAAAACTTTATTTGGCAACCTGCGCTATGACCCAGAAACTGATTTAATACCTATTATTTTGATTGAAAAAGGTCCGCTCGTACTTGTTGTTAACCCAAGCTCTCCATTTAAATCCGTCAAAGAAATTGTAGAGGCAGCAAAAGCAAAGCCTGGAGTATTAACTTACTCATCAGGCGGAATTGGCGGAAGCCATCAGTTATCTGCCGAACTATTCAAGCAGAGTGCGGGGATCGATATGATTCACGTTCCCTACAAAAGTGGTTCAGCTGGCTTAACCGACCTTATGGCAGGCAATGTCTCCATGATGTTTGATCAGATGTATTCCGCAATGCCTAGCATCAAGGGTGATAAATTGCGCGCCATTGCCATTACCAGTAAAAAACGCTCACCATTGCTGCCCAATGTCCCCACATTTGCTGAAGCAGGCTACCCAAAAGTAGAGGTATTGAACTGGCAAGGCCTGATCGCACCCAAAGGTACACCTAAGGCCATTATCGATAAACTCAATGCCGCAGCGAATGAAGCCCTCAAAGATCCTCAATTGAGAGAGTTAATGCTGTCACAAGGTAATGAAATTGGTGGCGGTACACCAGCTGATTTTGCGGCACTCATTAAATCTGAGTCTACGAAGTGGAGTGGCGTTGTAAAAACAGCCAATATCAAACCAGAATAA
- a CDS encoding chromate transporter: MSILFSLFLKLSAFSLIAFGGVNALLPVLLNLAVNQEHWIDLQTFSDYFAIAQAAPGPNFMTVTLLGWHIYGVIGALVATLAIAWPSSILIYYLQRLILGIQNARHKKSIQYAAAALAIGLVLSSALQIALQINQGAAAYILTLGTIATTLFTRWHPLYLIAIGAFLGILGLI; this comes from the coding sequence ATGAGTATTTTATTCAGCCTTTTCTTAAAGCTCTCGGCATTTTCTTTGATTGCCTTCGGTGGCGTCAATGCACTCTTACCAGTTCTCCTAAACTTGGCTGTCAATCAAGAACATTGGATTGATTTACAAACATTCTCAGATTACTTCGCAATTGCGCAAGCGGCGCCTGGCCCTAACTTTATGACAGTCACCCTATTGGGCTGGCATATTTATGGCGTAATTGGCGCACTGGTTGCTACTCTAGCCATAGCATGGCCATCATCTATTTTGATTTACTATTTACAGCGCTTGATTTTGGGTATTCAGAACGCTCGCCACAAAAAATCTATTCAATACGCAGCTGCAGCATTAGCAATTGGCTTGGTACTCTCATCTGCCTTACAAATTGCCTTACAAATTAATCAAGGCGCTGCTGCTTATATCTTGACGCTTGGCACAATTGCTACTACCTTATTCACAAGGTGGCATCCTTTGTATCTGATTGCAATTGGCGCCTTTCTGGGCATTCTGGGATTGATTTAA
- a CDS encoding chromate transporter, with amino-acid sequence MKTLTPLELFISFSKIGMSGFGGVLPWARRTLVERDKILTSEEFSAILGICQIVPGPNIVNLAVCVGSRFGGARGAIASVLGLTLGPISIVMLLAVLYEHYSYLETVKGLLRGISAVGVGLIASTGFKMLKDEFRFPAMLLVVALTMITASYFHLGLGWVVLISSPLALALAWKKAGQE; translated from the coding sequence TTGAAAACACTGACACCTCTTGAGTTATTTATTAGCTTTAGCAAAATTGGCATGTCCGGTTTTGGAGGCGTATTACCTTGGGCCAGAAGAACGCTGGTAGAGCGAGACAAAATTCTGACGTCAGAAGAATTCAGTGCGATTCTGGGTATTTGTCAGATCGTTCCTGGACCTAATATTGTGAATCTCGCTGTCTGCGTTGGCTCTCGCTTTGGGGGTGCTCGTGGAGCCATCGCTAGCGTACTTGGCTTAACACTAGGCCCTATTTCCATCGTAATGCTACTAGCTGTTTTATATGAACATTACAGCTACCTAGAAACTGTTAAAGGATTGCTGCGAGGGATTTCCGCAGTGGGGGTTGGGCTGATCGCATCAACTGGATTCAAAATGCTAAAAGATGAGTTTCGTTTTCCAGCAATGCTATTGGTGGTTGCGCTAACCATGATTACCGCTAGCTATTTTCATTTAGGCTTGGGATGGGTAGTGCTGATTTCATCTCCATTGGCTCTTGCTCTTGCCTGGAAAAAGGCCGGTCAAGAATGA
- a CDS encoding D-2-hydroxyacid dehydrogenase family protein, with protein sequence MSSLPNIVILGDYERALRRFSNWEKLEKQANLIFHHDPLRDEALYEAVKDADAIAIVRDRSPFNEAIIARLPKLKFLMFTGERNGTLEASALVARNIPIACSPGGPSKDTTAELTWALILGASKRLIEENKLMASGGWRDQLSVLPMLAGERLGIMGLGAIGSRVARVGAAFGMEVVAWSPRMTPERAAAENAKAVSLDELLSTSKIVSMHLVAGPGTKGLISADQLSLMRPDSILVNTSRSALINMSDLQIALAAGRPGQAAIDVFDIEPLPANDPLRNTPNLLVTPHLGFIAEPIFEAFAKGITETLEAWIENKPVPHPYKPS encoded by the coding sequence ATGAGCTCACTGCCTAATATCGTCATTCTTGGAGATTACGAGCGCGCATTAAGACGTTTCTCAAACTGGGAAAAATTAGAGAAGCAAGCAAATCTGATTTTTCATCATGATCCTTTACGCGATGAAGCACTTTACGAAGCAGTAAAGGATGCGGATGCCATTGCCATCGTACGGGATCGCTCTCCATTTAATGAGGCGATAATCGCGCGTTTGCCTAAGTTGAAATTTTTGATGTTTACTGGCGAGCGCAATGGCACCCTAGAGGCATCTGCTTTAGTAGCTCGCAACATTCCAATTGCCTGCTCACCAGGAGGCCCTTCAAAGGACACAACCGCGGAACTCACTTGGGCATTGATTCTTGGCGCATCAAAACGTTTGATTGAAGAAAATAAACTGATGGCATCCGGTGGCTGGCGCGATCAACTATCTGTTCTACCCATGCTTGCAGGTGAGCGCCTAGGGATCATGGGCTTAGGCGCTATTGGTAGTCGCGTTGCTCGCGTTGGCGCTGCATTTGGCATGGAGGTTGTAGCATGGAGTCCGCGCATGACTCCAGAACGTGCTGCCGCTGAAAATGCTAAAGCAGTCAGCCTAGATGAATTACTGTCTACCTCGAAAATTGTTTCCATGCACTTAGTAGCTGGACCAGGAACCAAAGGTCTAATCAGCGCAGATCAATTATCGCTAATGCGTCCAGATTCAATCTTGGTAAATACCTCGCGCTCTGCCCTCATCAATATGAGTGACCTACAAATAGCATTAGCTGCAGGTAGACCCGGCCAGGCAGCCATTGATGTATTTGATATTGAACCTCTTCCAGCAAACGATCCTTTGCGCAATACACCAAATCTCTTAGTTACCCCGCATCTTGGTTTTATTGCTGAGCCTATTTTTGAAGCGTTCGCTAAAGGTATTACTGAAACTCTAGAGGCATGGATTGAGAACAAGCCGGTTCCACACCCCTATAAGCCAAGTTAA